The Thermococcus sp. M36 DNA window CCTTCTTTAACAAGAAGGTCTTTACTTTTTCATTACTGACTAAACAATAACGCCTGCTTAAAACAGGTTTCATGGATATAGACCTCGCTTGTATTAACGAGGATATTGGATTTTAAAACCGTTTAACTACACCATTCTTATCCACTTTTACTAAAGTAAAAATAGGTTTACGTAATTATGCGGTAAATAGCTAACGGTTACAAACATTTGTAACAATATTTAATCTGTAAAGTGGTTTTTATTACTACAAAAAGAAGAATTTATGCCAGATTATGCGTTACTGCATACCTCGTTAATTCGGCATTTGTTTTCATTTTCATTTTCTCCATTATGCGGAAGCGATAAGTACTTACTGTATTAATACTTAATGTTAGTACAACAGCAATTTCCGATAT harbors:
- a CDS encoding LuxR C-terminal-related transcriptional regulator, which gives rise to MSEIAVVLTLSINTVSTYRFRIMEKMKMKTNAELTRYAVTHNLA